A part of Pararhizobium sp. A13 genomic DNA contains:
- a CDS encoding AGE family epimerase/isomerase, whose protein sequence is MIMDIAGFSAKLNDWLASAALPIWRDKGFDTSSGGFVETIDMTGEPTRANRRSRVQPRQVYCFAEAGRRGWPGDWQSVARSGLAYFDRVYLQPNGFYGALADADGHLIDASFDLYNQAFALLSFAYVAQVFPERKAEMIERSNILLQKLEAHCKHPLAGFEEDNPPRLPLCSNPHMHLFEACLASEEVDGFDTVAWTNLADEIAALCMDHFIDTETGALREFFDHDWSPMPGDKGRIVEPGHQFEWAWLLLRWGERRGDADALVKARRLFEIGEQYGIAQPRDVAVMTLLDDFSVADPIARLWPQTEWLKAAIRFAALTQGEERERYLRSSVRAATALMRFLDTPVKGLWRDKQKADGSFVEEPAPASSFYHILCAIYEVDDCLKRL, encoded by the coding sequence GTGATAATGGATATTGCCGGCTTTTCCGCGAAATTGAACGACTGGCTCGCCAGTGCGGCGCTGCCGATCTGGCGCGACAAGGGCTTTGACACGTCGAGCGGCGGCTTCGTCGAGACGATCGACATGACGGGCGAGCCGACGCGGGCGAACCGCCGGTCGCGCGTCCAGCCGCGCCAGGTCTATTGCTTTGCGGAAGCGGGCCGTCGCGGCTGGCCGGGAGACTGGCAGAGCGTCGCTCGGAGCGGGCTTGCCTATTTCGATCGCGTCTATCTGCAGCCGAACGGCTTTTACGGGGCGCTCGCGGATGCGGACGGACATCTGATCGACGCGTCGTTCGATCTCTACAACCAGGCTTTCGCGCTTTTGTCCTTTGCCTATGTGGCTCAGGTCTTTCCGGAGCGGAAGGCGGAGATGATCGAGCGCAGCAATATCTTGCTGCAAAAGCTCGAAGCCCATTGCAAGCACCCTTTGGCGGGCTTCGAGGAAGACAATCCACCGCGCCTGCCGCTCTGCTCCAACCCGCATATGCACCTGTTCGAGGCGTGCCTCGCGAGCGAAGAGGTGGATGGTTTCGACACGGTTGCCTGGACCAATCTCGCCGATGAGATCGCAGCGCTTTGCATGGATCATTTCATCGATACCGAAACCGGCGCGCTGCGCGAATTCTTCGATCACGACTGGTCGCCGATGCCGGGCGACAAGGGCCGCATCGTCGAGCCGGGCCACCAGTTCGAGTGGGCCTGGCTGCTCTTGCGCTGGGGTGAGCGGCGCGGCGATGCCGATGCGTTGGTGAAGGCGCGCCGCCTGTTCGAGATCGGAGAGCAATATGGCATTGCGCAGCCGCGCGACGTGGCTGTCATGACGCTTCTCGACGATTTCTCCGTCGCCGATCCGATCGCCCGGCTGTGGCCGCAGACGGAATGGCTGAAGGCGGCGATCCGCTTTGCGGCGCTCACACAAGGCGAGGAGCGCGAGCGTTATCTCCGCTCCTCCGTTCGCGCCGCAACGGCGCTGATGCGGTTTCTCGACACGCCGGTCAAGGGGCTGTGGCGCGACAAGCAGAAGGCCGATGGCAGCTTCGTCGAAGAACCGGCGCCCGCCAGCAGCTTCTATCACATCCTCTGCGCCATCTACGAAGTGGACGACTGCCTCAAACGGCTCTGA
- a CDS encoding heme-degrading domain-containing protein, translating to MNFDKDLERIALQEKELQFDSFNLETGWKLGALLRDMAVEGKLGVVIDVTLFSMPVFYAALEGSTPDNPNWVRRKRNCVFRFLKSSYAIGLTLAKQDSTLQAKFGLPDAEFAPHGGSFPIVVKGTGCIGAVTVSGLPQREDHNMVVEALANVLGKDLGALKLGA from the coding sequence ATGAATTTCGACAAGGATCTCGAACGCATCGCGTTGCAGGAGAAGGAACTGCAGTTCGACAGTTTTAACCTGGAAACCGGCTGGAAACTCGGTGCGTTGCTACGCGACATGGCGGTGGAAGGAAAATTGGGCGTCGTGATCGACGTCACGCTGTTTTCCATGCCGGTCTTCTATGCGGCGCTGGAGGGATCGACGCCCGACAATCCGAACTGGGTGCGCCGCAAGCGCAACTGCGTTTTCCGCTTCCTGAAGAGCAGCTACGCGATCGGCCTGACACTCGCCAAGCAGGACAGCACGCTGCAGGCGAAGTTCGGCCTGCCCGATGCCGAGTTTGCGCCGCATGGCGGCAGCTTCCCGATCGTCGTCAAGGGCACCGGCTGCATCGGCGCGGTTACGGTTTCCGGCCTGCCGCAGCGCGAGGATCACAACATGGTCGTCGAAGCGCTCGCCAATGTGCTCGGCAAGGATCTCGGCGCGTTGAAACTTGGCGCATAA
- a CDS encoding ROK family protein: protein MFIGIDWGGTKMEVIALDRDGTTRARHRIATPTSGYDACIRAVQELVATAEQMAGEQGTIGIGIPGSPNPRTGIVRNSNAVLLNGQPLGRDLQAALGREVRLANDANCLAVSEAVDGAGKDAHTVFGVIVGTGHGGGLAIGKHVHAGYQGIAAEIGHYPLPWMTPDEYPGHKCWCGKHGCLDMYACGTGVELDYRTTTGIDRRGRDIIADKRSGNPVATAVYERFVDRLARSLALLTNIVDPDVFVLGGGMSNVDEIYDELPDLIVKYIFGDSFETPIRKAVHGDSSGVRGAAWLWKD, encoded by the coding sequence ATGTTCATTGGAATTGACTGGGGCGGCACGAAAATGGAAGTCATCGCGCTCGACCGCGATGGCACGACCAGGGCCCGGCACCGCATCGCGACGCCGACCAGCGGTTACGATGCCTGCATCCGCGCGGTGCAGGAGCTTGTCGCCACCGCCGAGCAGATGGCGGGCGAACAGGGGACGATCGGCATCGGTATTCCCGGCAGCCCCAATCCGCGCACCGGCATCGTGCGCAATTCCAATGCCGTGCTCTTGAACGGCCAGCCGCTCGGGCGCGATCTCCAGGCAGCGCTCGGCCGCGAAGTGCGGCTTGCCAATGATGCCAATTGCCTTGCTGTCTCGGAAGCCGTGGATGGCGCCGGCAAGGATGCGCATACGGTTTTCGGCGTCATCGTCGGCACCGGCCATGGCGGGGGGCTTGCGATCGGCAAACATGTGCATGCCGGCTATCAGGGCATCGCCGCCGAAATCGGCCACTATCCGCTGCCCTGGATGACGCCGGACGAGTATCCGGGCCACAAATGCTGGTGCGGTAAACATGGCTGCCTCGACATGTATGCCTGCGGCACCGGCGTCGAACTCGATTACCGGACCACGACGGGCATCGACCGGCGCGGCCGCGACATCATCGCCGACAAGCGCAGCGGCAATCCGGTCGCCACCGCCGTCTACGAGCGCTTCGTCGACCGGCTCGCCCGCAGCCTGGCGCTGCTCACCAACATCGTCGACCCCGATGTCTTCGTGCTTGGCGGCGGCATGTCGAATGTCGACGAGATCTACGACGAGCTGCCGGATTTGATTGTCAAATATATTTTCGGCGACAGTTTCGAAACGCCGATCCGCAAGGCGGTGCATGGCGACAGTTCCGGCGTGCGCGGCGCCGCCTGGCTCTGGAAAGACTGA